A window of Proteus columbae contains these coding sequences:
- the clpA gene encoding ATP-dependent Clp protease ATP-binding subunit ClpA, with amino-acid sequence MLNHELELSLNVAFAKARDNRHEFMTVEHLLLALLSNKSAREALEACKVDLAVLREELEVFIRKTTPILPENVDRETQPTLSFQRVLQRAVFHVQSSGKNEVSGANVLVAIFSEQESHAAYLLRKHDVSRLDVVNFISHGISKEDQQNEDLSDMNDMNAQSQQEMPQGDDHMDNFTTNLNQLARQGKIDPLIGRQAELERTIQVLCRRRKNNPLLVGESGVGKTAIAEGLAWRIEQDDVPDVMKGYTIYSLDIGSLLAGTKYRGDFEKRFKALLKTLEKDEKSILFIDEIHTIIGAGAASGGQVDAANLIKPLLSGGRIRVIGSTTYQEFSNIFEKDRALARRFQKIDVTEPSPDETVLIIKGLRQKYEAHHDVRYTNKAIQAAVDLSVKYITDRHLPDKAIDVIDEAGAKTRLVAPSKRKKTINVSDIESVVAKIARIPEKTVSSSDKSMLKNLDNQLKMLVFGQDQAIHALSESIKMSRAGLSQDNKPVGSFLFAGPTGVGKTEVTVQLAKALNVKLLRFDMSEYMERHTVSRLIGAPPGYVGFDQGGLLTDAVIKNPYSVVLLDEIEKAHPDVFNILLQVMDNGTLTDNNGRKADFRNVILVMTTNAGVRETQRKSIGFTEQDNSTDAMVEIKKAFSPEFRNRLDSIIWFNALSPEIISMVVDKFIVELQVQLDDKGVSLEVSQEARQWLCDKGYDRAMGARPMARVIQENLKKPLANEILFGSLVNGGSVSVTLDKLAGKLNYEFVSQEKLAKNEDTVI; translated from the coding sequence ATGCTTAATCACGAATTAGAGCTGAGTCTTAATGTTGCATTCGCGAAAGCCCGTGATAACAGACACGAATTTATGACTGTAGAGCACCTGTTGTTGGCGCTATTAAGTAATAAATCGGCACGCGAAGCATTGGAAGCTTGTAAAGTCGATCTAGCAGTCTTACGCGAAGAACTTGAAGTCTTTATTCGTAAAACAACCCCAATTCTGCCTGAAAATGTGGACAGAGAAACACAGCCAACGCTGAGTTTTCAGCGTGTATTACAGCGCGCTGTTTTTCATGTTCAATCATCAGGCAAAAATGAAGTCTCTGGCGCTAATGTGCTGGTGGCTATTTTTAGTGAACAAGAGTCTCACGCAGCTTACTTATTACGTAAACACGACGTTAGTCGCCTTGATGTCGTTAACTTTATTTCTCATGGCATTTCAAAAGAAGATCAACAAAACGAAGATCTTTCTGACATGAATGATATGAACGCACAATCTCAACAAGAGATGCCTCAAGGTGACGATCATATGGATAATTTTACCACTAACCTTAATCAGTTAGCGCGCCAAGGTAAAATTGATCCCCTAATTGGGCGCCAAGCTGAATTAGAAAGAACAATCCAAGTGTTATGCCGCCGTCGCAAGAATAACCCATTATTAGTGGGCGAATCGGGTGTCGGTAAAACAGCTATCGCAGAAGGGCTTGCATGGCGTATTGAGCAAGATGATGTGCCTGATGTGATGAAAGGTTACACGATTTACTCACTCGATATTGGTTCGCTATTAGCGGGAACAAAATATCGTGGCGATTTCGAAAAACGGTTTAAAGCATTACTGAAAACCCTAGAAAAAGATGAAAAAAGCATCTTATTCATTGATGAGATCCACACCATTATTGGTGCAGGAGCAGCATCGGGGGGACAAGTTGATGCTGCAAATTTAATTAAGCCTTTACTGTCAGGTGGTCGAATTCGCGTTATAGGCTCTACGACTTATCAAGAATTTAGCAATATCTTTGAAAAAGACAGAGCACTTGCGCGTCGTTTCCAAAAAATTGATGTGACTGAGCCATCTCCAGATGAGACGGTTTTGATCATCAAAGGATTGCGCCAAAAATACGAAGCGCACCATGATGTACGTTATACCAATAAAGCGATTCAGGCCGCGGTGGACTTATCAGTTAAATACATCACCGATAGACATCTACCTGATAAAGCTATTGATGTCATCGACGAAGCAGGTGCAAAAACACGTTTAGTTGCACCAAGCAAACGTAAGAAAACCATTAATGTCTCTGATATTGAGTCGGTCGTGGCTAAAATTGCACGAATTCCTGAAAAAACAGTTTCTAGCAGTGATAAATCAATGCTGAAAAATCTCGATAACCAATTAAAAATGTTGGTATTCGGTCAGGATCAAGCAATCCATGCCTTATCTGAATCGATTAAGATGAGCCGTGCAGGATTAAGCCAAGATAATAAACCCGTGGGGTCGTTCTTATTTGCTGGCCCTACGGGGGTAGGTAAAACGGAAGTCACTGTACAGTTAGCAAAAGCATTAAATGTAAAACTGTTACGTTTTGATATGTCGGAATATATGGAAAGACATACGGTCAGTCGTTTAATTGGTGCTCCTCCTGGTTATGTTGGTTTTGATCAAGGTGGATTATTAACAGACGCTGTCATTAAAAACCCATATTCTGTTGTGTTACTTGATGAAATTGAGAAAGCACACCCTGATGTATTCAATATCCTGTTACAGGTAATGGATAACGGTACATTAACTGATAACAATGGACGTAAAGCAGATTTTCGTAATGTTATTTTAGTGATGACAACCAATGCGGGTGTACGTGAAACTCAACGTAAATCGATTGGGTTTACAGAGCAAGATAACAGTACTGATGCGATGGTTGAAATCAAAAAAGCCTTCTCACCAGAGTTCCGTAACCGTTTAGATAGTATTATTTGGTTTAATGCCTTATCACCAGAAATTATATCTATGGTGGTGGATAAATTTATTGTCGAACTGCAAGTGCAGTTAGATGATAAAGGGGTATCGCTAGAAGTTAGCCAAGAAGCACGTCAATGGTTATGTGATAAAGGTTATGACAGAGCGATGGGCGCAAGGCCAATGGCGCGTGTTATTCAAGAAAACTTGAAAAAACCATTAGCTAACGAGATTTTATTTGGTTCTCTTGTTAATGGTGGTTCAGTTTCTGTAACACTAGATAAGCTGGCAGGCAAATTGAATTATGAGTTTGTTAGCCAAGAAAAACTAGCCAAGAATGAAGATACCGTTATCTAA
- the infA gene encoding translation initiation factor IF-1, with amino-acid sequence MAKEDNIEMQGTVLDTLPNTMFRVELENGHVVTAHISGKMRKNYIRILTGDKVTVELTPYDLSKGRIIFRSR; translated from the coding sequence ATGGCCAAAGAAGACAACATTGAAATGCAAGGCACTGTACTGGATACTCTGCCAAACACGATGTTCCGCGTTGAATTAGAAAACGGACACGTCGTTACCGCTCATATCTCAGGAAAAATGCGTAAAAACTATATTCGTATCCTGACAGGCGACAAGGTTACCGTTGAGCTGACCCCATATGACCTGAGCAAAGGCCGTATCATCTTCCGTAGCCGTTGA
- the aat gene encoding leucyl/phenylalanyl-tRNA--protein transferase, which yields MPLFQLDDNDLDFPEPHLALKEPNGLLAIGGEISLSRLRVAYQSGIFPWYFPYEEPLWWSPDPRAVLPAGDLHIGRSLRKFIRHQPYKITLNHAFASVIEACSVREEGTWIGPDIKTGYEGLHQLGEAHSVEVWEGDELVGGLYGVNMGAVFCGESMFSRRDNASKCAFIAFYNHFLRYGGQLFDCQVLNSHTASLGATEISREHYLVALSRWKKVIIDKKCWYQQSLEL from the coding sequence ATGCCGTTGTTTCAATTGGATGATAATGATTTAGATTTTCCAGAGCCTCACTTAGCTTTAAAAGAGCCTAATGGTTTATTAGCGATAGGGGGAGAAATCTCCCTTTCACGATTACGTGTTGCGTATCAATCAGGTATTTTCCCTTGGTACTTTCCTTATGAAGAACCACTTTGGTGGTCACCTGATCCAAGGGCCGTTTTACCGGCTGGTGATTTGCATATTGGGCGCAGTTTACGTAAATTTATTCGGCACCAGCCTTATAAAATCACGTTAAATCATGCCTTTGCTTCAGTTATTGAGGCTTGTTCTGTACGTGAAGAAGGTACGTGGATAGGCCCTGATATAAAAACAGGCTATGAAGGGCTTCATCAACTAGGTGAGGCTCACTCTGTTGAGGTTTGGGAAGGTGATGAACTCGTTGGAGGATTATATGGTGTAAACATGGGTGCCGTTTTTTGTGGCGAATCTATGTTTAGCCGTAGAGATAACGCATCTAAATGTGCCTTTATTGCTTTTTATAACCATTTTCTTCGTTATGGGGGTCAACTATTTGATTGTCAGGTGCTAAACTCTCATACTGCCTCGTTAGGTGCCACTGAGATCTCTCGTGAACATTATTTAGTTGCGTTATCTCGTTGGAAAAAAGTGATTATTGATAAAAAGTGTTGGTATCAGCAATCGTTGGAATTATAA
- the cydC gene encoding heme ABC transporter ATP-binding protein/permease CydC produces MRVLLPFLALYRRHWFMLLLGIILAILTLLASIGLLTLSGWFLAGTSLAGFAGIYSFNYMLPAAGVRGAAIFRTAGRYFERLVSHDATFRVLSHLRVFTFKKILPLSPGGIARFRQGELLNRLVADVETLDHLYIRVISPIIAAFVVIMTIMFGLGLIDARLANTLGGIMLTLLIVLPFVFYYAGKPIGRDLTDLRGQYRTVLTSMLQGQAELTVFGALPRFRQNLAQLEAKWLRRQAQQANLTGLSQSLMILASGLTATLILWLAADGIDNSFMPEALIALFTFCALAAFESLAPVTVAFQHLGQVMTSATRISHLIEQKPDVTFPEKGGETNNRATLTMRDICFTYPAQPMQVINHVDLTIEAGQHIALLGKTGCGKSTLLQLINRAFDPTHGTISLNNLPIADYDEATLRSMMSVVPQRVHVFSHTLRENLLMAKEQATDEELKHVLQQVGLGQLLENDEGLNAWMGDGGRQLSGGEQRRLGLARALLHNAPLVLLDEPTEGLDADTEQQILALLHQHCQGKAVLMITHRLHGLDKMDKICVMDGGKIVETGTHASLLQQQGHYAKFHQRQALLTPTHEA; encoded by the coding sequence ATGAGAGTATTGCTTCCTTTTCTTGCGCTCTATCGCCGTCACTGGTTTATGTTATTGCTGGGGATTATTCTTGCAATTCTGACTTTACTGGCGAGTATTGGTCTTTTAACACTATCGGGCTGGTTTTTAGCAGGTACGTCTCTTGCGGGTTTTGCGGGTATTTATAGTTTTAATTATATGCTACCCGCTGCGGGTGTTCGAGGTGCTGCAATTTTTCGTACTGCGGGTCGTTATTTTGAAAGGCTTGTCAGCCATGACGCAACGTTTCGCGTATTATCGCACCTACGTGTATTCACCTTTAAAAAGATCCTCCCTCTTTCACCAGGTGGAATTGCACGTTTTCGTCAAGGTGAGTTACTAAACCGCTTAGTTGCTGATGTTGAAACGCTCGATCATCTTTATATTCGCGTTATTTCCCCTATCATTGCCGCTTTTGTTGTCATTATGACAATTATGTTTGGCCTTGGTTTAATCGATGCACGTTTAGCCAATACGCTAGGTGGCATTATGCTTACCTTGCTGATTGTTTTGCCTTTCGTATTCTACTACGCGGGTAAACCTATTGGTCGTGATCTCACCGATTTACGAGGTCAATACCGCACAGTATTAACCAGCATGTTGCAAGGACAAGCCGAACTAACTGTTTTTGGCGCATTACCTCGTTTTAGACAAAATCTGGCGCAACTTGAAGCTAAATGGCTGCGTAGACAAGCACAACAAGCAAACTTAACTGGTTTATCGCAATCATTGATGATCCTCGCATCAGGTCTAACAGCAACATTAATTTTATGGCTTGCGGCTGATGGTATCGACAATAGTTTTATGCCAGAAGCGTTAATTGCCTTATTTACGTTCTGTGCATTGGCAGCATTTGAGTCTTTAGCGCCTGTTACTGTTGCTTTCCAGCATTTAGGTCAAGTAATGACATCAGCAACTCGTATTTCTCATTTAATTGAGCAAAAACCGGATGTCACTTTTCCTGAAAAAGGAGGAGAAACAAACAATCGTGCCACACTTACAATGCGCGATATTTGCTTTACTTATCCAGCCCAACCAATGCAAGTCATCAATCACGTTGATTTAACGATTGAAGCAGGACAACACATTGCATTACTAGGAAAAACAGGGTGTGGTAAATCGACTCTGTTGCAGTTGATCAATCGGGCTTTTGATCCGACTCACGGTACTATCAGTTTAAATAATTTGCCTATTGCTGATTATGATGAAGCGACATTACGTTCAATGATGTCCGTTGTCCCTCAACGCGTTCATGTCTTTAGCCACACATTAAGAGAAAATCTATTGATGGCCAAAGAACAGGCAACAGATGAAGAACTTAAACATGTTCTTCAGCAAGTTGGTCTTGGGCAGTTACTTGAAAATGATGAAGGCTTAAATGCATGGATGGGTGATGGTGGTAGACAGCTCTCTGGTGGCGAACAGCGACGTTTAGGACTTGCAAGAGCCCTACTCCATAATGCACCTCTTGTATTGCTTGATGAGCCAACAGAAGGCCTTGATGCCGATACAGAACAACAGATCCTTGCGCTCTTGCATCAGCATTGCCAAGGTAAAGCTGTATTAATGATCACACACAGACTTCACGGTTTAGATAAAATGGATAAAATCTGCGTTATGGATGGCGGAAAAATCGTTGAAACAGGCACTCATGCTTCGTTGTTACAACAACAAGGGCATTATGCTAAATTTCATCAAAGACAGGCTCTATTAACACCAACGCACGAGGCATAA